From one Trifolium pratense cultivar HEN17-A07 linkage group LG1, ARS_RC_1.1, whole genome shotgun sequence genomic stretch:
- the LOC123910287 gene encoding protein unc-13 homolog isoform X1, whose protein sequence is MSITINNKNHQPPQNAVMPIHPINDIPSPFGDPPSNLPTSDLRETAYEILLAACRSSGPKPLTFISQSERGIRDPASAASLHRSRTSMAASKVKKALGLKTTSLKSKRAVTTGELVRVQMKISEQSESRIRRALLRIAAAQLGRRMETVVLPLELIQLFKVSDFSNQQEYEAWLRRNLKVLEAGLLLHPHVPLNKADTSAQKLRRLIGGALEKPTDIANNGESMQTLRSLVISLSCRSSDGSVPETFHWADGFPMNLWIYQTLLEVCFDSHVDTCVIEEVDEVLELIKKTWVMLGINETLHNICFTWVLFHRYVVTREVESDLLFASCNLVGEVEKDTEAMKNPVYSKTLSSTLSLMLGWAEKRLLAYHDTFHNDNIESMESVVSLAALSAKILAEDISHEYNRKKNEADVAYIRVESYIRSSVRSVFIQKLEKLDPSKHLSRKQNKAFPILSVLARDITELAFKEKTIFSPKLKRWHPLAAGVAVATLHVCYGNELKKYVKGINELTPDAIEVLMAADKLEKELVQIAVEDSVDSEDGGKSIIMEIHPYEAEAIIANLVKSWIIIRVDRLAELVDRILQQEAWNPQANKEGFAPSAVQVLRFIDDTLEAFFLLPISMHAVLLPELISGLDKSIQQYILKAKSGCGNRNTFIPTMPALTRCSTKGKYNGVFRKKEKPQTTLRRKTLARTTTGDSSFDVPHLCVRINTMQRIRMELGVLEKRIVANLSNSNLTNEDDIGDGATFKFSAAAAVEGIRQLCQCIAYKAVFQDLCHVLWDGLYVGEVSSARIEPFLHELEQYLEIISSTVHDKVRTRVIIELMRASFDGFLLVLLAGGSSRAFSLQDSSVIEEDFKLLSDLFWSNGDGLPADLIKKHSATVRDVLPLFHTDTQHIIQQFSQLTMEMFFGHGTVRGSSAKSRLPLPPKADQWSPREPDTLLRVLCYRNDEAAAKFLKKNYNFPTKI, encoded by the exons ATGTCAATAACCATCAACAACAAGAACCACCAACCACCGCAAAACGCCGTAATGCCTATTCATCCAATCAACGACATTCCATCACCGTTCGGAGATCCGCCGTCAAATTTACCAACCTCCGACCTCCGTGAAACGGCATACGAGATCCTTTTAGCGGCATGTCGAAGCTCAGGTCCAAAACCGTTGACATTCATATCACAGTCGGAGAGAGGAATTAGGGATCCGGCTTCGGCGGCTTCATTGCACCGATCACGGACTTCGATGGCGGCTAGTAAGGTGAAGAAGGCTCTTGGacttaaaacgacgtcgttgaAGAGTAAACGTGCAGTTACGACTGGTGAATTGGTGAGAGTGCAGATGAAAATCTCTGAACAGAGTGAAAGTAGAATCAGAAGAGCACTTCTCAGAATTGCTGCAGCACAG CTTGGAAGACGCATGGAGACAGTGGTTCTTCCGTTAGAGCTTATACAACTGTTCAAGGTTTCAGATTTTTCCAATCAACAAGAGTATGAGGCTTGGTTGAGAAGAAATTTGAAGGTTCTTGAAGCAGGACTCCTCTTGCATCCGCATGTTCCATTAAATAAGGCCGACACTTCTGCACAGAAACTACGGCGCCTGATTGGTGGAGCCCTCGAGAAACCTACGGATATTGCAAATAACGGTGAATCAATGCAAACCCTCCGGAGTCTTGTTATTTCTCTTTCTTGCAGATCATCTGACGGGTCTGTTCCTGAGACATTCCATTGGGCGGATGGCTTTCCAATGAACCTTTGGATCTACCAAACTCTTTTAGAAGTTTGTTTTGATAGTCACGTTGATACCTGTGTGATAGAAGAGGTTGATGAGGTCTTAGAGCTCATTAAGAAGACTTGGGTTATGCTTGGAATCAACGAAACCCTACATAATATTTGTTTCACATGGGTCTTATTTCATAGATATGTTGTCACACGTGAAGTAGAAAGTGATCTGCTTTTTGCATCATGTAATCTAGTGGGGGAAGTTGAGAAAGATACCGAGGCCATGAAAAATCCCGTTTACTCAAAAACATTGAGCTCCACGTTGAGTTTGATGTTGGGTTGGGCGGAGAAAAGGCTCCTTGCCTACCATGATACTTTCCATAATGATAATATTGAATCAATGGAAAGCGTTGTATCTCTTGCTGCACTATCAGCAAAGATACTGGCAGAAGATATCTCTCATGAGTATAATCGGAAGAAGAACGAAGCTGATGTAGCCTACATCAGAGTTGAAAGTTATATTAGATCATCAGTGCGTTCTGTTTTCATTCAG AAATTGGAGAAATTGGACCCCAGCAAGCATCTATCTAGAAAACAGAATAAAGCTTTTCCCATTCTTTCTGTCCTCGCACGAGACATTACTGAATTGGCTTTTAAGGAGAAAACCATATTTAGTCCCAAGCTAAAGAGATGGCATCCTCTTGCTGCTGGTGTTGCGGTTGCCACCCTTCATGTGTGTTATGGAAATGAGTTGAAGAAATATGTTAAAGGGATCAATGAGTTGACACCTGATGCTATAGAAGTGCTGATGGCTGCTGACAAGTTGGAGAAAGAACTGGTGCAGATAGCAGTGGAAGATTCTGTTGACAGTGAAGATGGTGGGAAATCCATTATAATGGAGATCCATCCTTATGAGGCTGAAGCTATAATTGCTAATCTTGTTAAGTCATGGATAATTATCAGAGTGGATAGACTGGCAGAATTGGTTGACAGAATTCTGCAACAAGAG GCATGGAATCCACAGGCAAATAAAGAGGGCTTTGCTCCTTCTGCAGTCCAAGTTCTACGTTTCATAGATGACACTTTGGAAGCTTTCTTCCTGTTGCCTATATCCATGCACGCAGTTTTACTTCCTGAATTGATATCTGGTCTTGACAAATCTATCCAACAATACATTTTGAAAGCAAAATCCGGCTGCG GGAACCGTAATACATTCATCCCAACTATGCCTGCATTGACTAGGTGTTCAACAAAGGGAAAATATAACGGTGTATTCCGGAAAAAAGAAAAGCCACAAACGACGCTGAGGAGGAAAACCCTTGCTAGAACCACAACAGGAGATAGCTCATTTGATGTACCCCACCTATGTGTTCGCATCAATACTATGCAGCGTATTCGCATGGAATTAGGGGTTTTGGAGAAGAGGATAGTTGCCAATCTTAGTAATTCTAATTTGACTAACGAGGATGATATAGGAGATGGGGCGACCTTCAAATTTTCTGCAGCTGCTGCGGTGGAAGGTATCCGTCAACTCTGTCAGTGTATAGCATACAAAGCAGTTTTCCAAGATCTATGTCACGTTCTTTGGGACGGCCTATATGTTGGAGAAGTTTCTTCTGCCAGGATTGAGCCTTTTCTTCATGAGCTTGAGCAATATTTAGAGATCATATCATCAACAGTGCATGATAAAGTTAGAACACGAGTAATTATTGAATTAATGCGAGCTTCTTTCGATGGGTTCCTGTTGGTTTTGTTGGCGGGAGGTTCATCTCGTGCTTTCTCTTTGCAAGATTCTTCTGTAATAGAGGAAGATTTCAAGCTTCTGAGTGACTTATTCTGGTCAAATGGAGATGGATTGCCGGCCGATTTAATCAAAAAGCACTCTGCAACTGTTCGAGATGTACTTCCCTTGTTTCACACGGACACGCAACACATAATTCAGCAATTTAGTCAACTTACTATGGAAATGTTCTTCGGCCATGGAACTGTTCGAGGTTCTTCGGCTAAATCACGGCTTCCATTGCCTCCAAAAGCAGATCAATGGAGCCCAAGAGAACCAGACACACTTCTGAGAGTTTTGTGTTACCGGAATGATGAGGCAGCAGCCAAGTTCCTTAAGAAGAATTACAACTTCCCTACAAAAATCTAA
- the LOC123910287 gene encoding protein unc-13 homolog isoform X2, with protein METVVLPLELIQLFKVSDFSNQQEYEAWLRRNLKVLEAGLLLHPHVPLNKADTSAQKLRRLIGGALEKPTDIANNGESMQTLRSLVISLSCRSSDGSVPETFHWADGFPMNLWIYQTLLEVCFDSHVDTCVIEEVDEVLELIKKTWVMLGINETLHNICFTWVLFHRYVVTREVESDLLFASCNLVGEVEKDTEAMKNPVYSKTLSSTLSLMLGWAEKRLLAYHDTFHNDNIESMESVVSLAALSAKILAEDISHEYNRKKNEADVAYIRVESYIRSSVRSVFIQKLEKLDPSKHLSRKQNKAFPILSVLARDITELAFKEKTIFSPKLKRWHPLAAGVAVATLHVCYGNELKKYVKGINELTPDAIEVLMAADKLEKELVQIAVEDSVDSEDGGKSIIMEIHPYEAEAIIANLVKSWIIIRVDRLAELVDRILQQEAWNPQANKEGFAPSAVQVLRFIDDTLEAFFLLPISMHAVLLPELISGLDKSIQQYILKAKSGCGNRNTFIPTMPALTRCSTKGKYNGVFRKKEKPQTTLRRKTLARTTTGDSSFDVPHLCVRINTMQRIRMELGVLEKRIVANLSNSNLTNEDDIGDGATFKFSAAAAVEGIRQLCQCIAYKAVFQDLCHVLWDGLYVGEVSSARIEPFLHELEQYLEIISSTVHDKVRTRVIIELMRASFDGFLLVLLAGGSSRAFSLQDSSVIEEDFKLLSDLFWSNGDGLPADLIKKHSATVRDVLPLFHTDTQHIIQQFSQLTMEMFFGHGTVRGSSAKSRLPLPPKADQWSPREPDTLLRVLCYRNDEAAAKFLKKNYNFPTKI; from the exons ATGGAGACAGTGGTTCTTCCGTTAGAGCTTATACAACTGTTCAAGGTTTCAGATTTTTCCAATCAACAAGAGTATGAGGCTTGGTTGAGAAGAAATTTGAAGGTTCTTGAAGCAGGACTCCTCTTGCATCCGCATGTTCCATTAAATAAGGCCGACACTTCTGCACAGAAACTACGGCGCCTGATTGGTGGAGCCCTCGAGAAACCTACGGATATTGCAAATAACGGTGAATCAATGCAAACCCTCCGGAGTCTTGTTATTTCTCTTTCTTGCAGATCATCTGACGGGTCTGTTCCTGAGACATTCCATTGGGCGGATGGCTTTCCAATGAACCTTTGGATCTACCAAACTCTTTTAGAAGTTTGTTTTGATAGTCACGTTGATACCTGTGTGATAGAAGAGGTTGATGAGGTCTTAGAGCTCATTAAGAAGACTTGGGTTATGCTTGGAATCAACGAAACCCTACATAATATTTGTTTCACATGGGTCTTATTTCATAGATATGTTGTCACACGTGAAGTAGAAAGTGATCTGCTTTTTGCATCATGTAATCTAGTGGGGGAAGTTGAGAAAGATACCGAGGCCATGAAAAATCCCGTTTACTCAAAAACATTGAGCTCCACGTTGAGTTTGATGTTGGGTTGGGCGGAGAAAAGGCTCCTTGCCTACCATGATACTTTCCATAATGATAATATTGAATCAATGGAAAGCGTTGTATCTCTTGCTGCACTATCAGCAAAGATACTGGCAGAAGATATCTCTCATGAGTATAATCGGAAGAAGAACGAAGCTGATGTAGCCTACATCAGAGTTGAAAGTTATATTAGATCATCAGTGCGTTCTGTTTTCATTCAG AAATTGGAGAAATTGGACCCCAGCAAGCATCTATCTAGAAAACAGAATAAAGCTTTTCCCATTCTTTCTGTCCTCGCACGAGACATTACTGAATTGGCTTTTAAGGAGAAAACCATATTTAGTCCCAAGCTAAAGAGATGGCATCCTCTTGCTGCTGGTGTTGCGGTTGCCACCCTTCATGTGTGTTATGGAAATGAGTTGAAGAAATATGTTAAAGGGATCAATGAGTTGACACCTGATGCTATAGAAGTGCTGATGGCTGCTGACAAGTTGGAGAAAGAACTGGTGCAGATAGCAGTGGAAGATTCTGTTGACAGTGAAGATGGTGGGAAATCCATTATAATGGAGATCCATCCTTATGAGGCTGAAGCTATAATTGCTAATCTTGTTAAGTCATGGATAATTATCAGAGTGGATAGACTGGCAGAATTGGTTGACAGAATTCTGCAACAAGAG GCATGGAATCCACAGGCAAATAAAGAGGGCTTTGCTCCTTCTGCAGTCCAAGTTCTACGTTTCATAGATGACACTTTGGAAGCTTTCTTCCTGTTGCCTATATCCATGCACGCAGTTTTACTTCCTGAATTGATATCTGGTCTTGACAAATCTATCCAACAATACATTTTGAAAGCAAAATCCGGCTGCG GGAACCGTAATACATTCATCCCAACTATGCCTGCATTGACTAGGTGTTCAACAAAGGGAAAATATAACGGTGTATTCCGGAAAAAAGAAAAGCCACAAACGACGCTGAGGAGGAAAACCCTTGCTAGAACCACAACAGGAGATAGCTCATTTGATGTACCCCACCTATGTGTTCGCATCAATACTATGCAGCGTATTCGCATGGAATTAGGGGTTTTGGAGAAGAGGATAGTTGCCAATCTTAGTAATTCTAATTTGACTAACGAGGATGATATAGGAGATGGGGCGACCTTCAAATTTTCTGCAGCTGCTGCGGTGGAAGGTATCCGTCAACTCTGTCAGTGTATAGCATACAAAGCAGTTTTCCAAGATCTATGTCACGTTCTTTGGGACGGCCTATATGTTGGAGAAGTTTCTTCTGCCAGGATTGAGCCTTTTCTTCATGAGCTTGAGCAATATTTAGAGATCATATCATCAACAGTGCATGATAAAGTTAGAACACGAGTAATTATTGAATTAATGCGAGCTTCTTTCGATGGGTTCCTGTTGGTTTTGTTGGCGGGAGGTTCATCTCGTGCTTTCTCTTTGCAAGATTCTTCTGTAATAGAGGAAGATTTCAAGCTTCTGAGTGACTTATTCTGGTCAAATGGAGATGGATTGCCGGCCGATTTAATCAAAAAGCACTCTGCAACTGTTCGAGATGTACTTCCCTTGTTTCACACGGACACGCAACACATAATTCAGCAATTTAGTCAACTTACTATGGAAATGTTCTTCGGCCATGGAACTGTTCGAGGTTCTTCGGCTAAATCACGGCTTCCATTGCCTCCAAAAGCAGATCAATGGAGCCCAAGAGAACCAGACACACTTCTGAGAGTTTTGTGTTACCGGAATGATGAGGCAGCAGCCAAGTTCCTTAAGAAGAATTACAACTTCCCTACAAAAATCTAA